In Streptomyces sp. NBC_01426, one genomic interval encodes:
- a CDS encoding response regulator transcription factor, with the protein MASVLVVEDDQFVRSALIRHLTEASHTVRSVGTALEALREVAHHRFDVVILDLGLPDLDGAEALKMLRGITDVPVIIATARDDEAEIVRLLNDGADDYLTKPFSVEHLSARMAAVLRRSRAAAGVEPPSRVLRVGGLAIDPLRRQAELDGAVLDLTRREFDLLAFLAGRPGVVVSRRELLAEVWQQSYGDDQTIDVHLSWLRRKLGETAASPRYLHTLRGVGVKLEPPA; encoded by the coding sequence CGCCCTCATCCGGCACCTGACCGAGGCTTCCCACACCGTGCGGAGCGTCGGCACGGCCCTGGAGGCGCTGCGCGAGGTCGCGCACCACCGCTTCGACGTGGTCATCCTCGACCTCGGGCTGCCCGACCTGGACGGCGCCGAGGCGCTGAAGATGCTGCGCGGCATCACCGACGTCCCCGTCATCATCGCGACGGCCCGCGACGACGAGGCCGAGATCGTCCGGCTCCTCAACGACGGCGCCGACGACTACCTCACCAAGCCGTTCTCCGTCGAACACCTCTCCGCCCGGATGGCCGCCGTCCTGCGCCGCTCCCGCGCCGCCGCCGGGGTGGAACCGCCCTCGCGGGTCCTGCGGGTGGGCGGCCTGGCCATCGACCCGCTGCGCCGACAGGCCGAACTCGACGGGGCGGTACTGGACCTCACCCGACGGGAGTTCGACCTGCTGGCCTTCCTCGCCGGCCGGCCCGGGGTGGTCGTGTCCCGACGGGAACTGCTCGCCGAGGTGTGGCAGCAGTCGTACGGGGACGACCAGACCATCGACGTCCACCTGTCCTGGCTGCGCCGCAAGCTCGGCGAGACCGCCGCCAGCCCCCGCTACCTGCACACCCTGCGGGGTGTGGGCGTCAAACTGGAGCCGCCGGCGTGA
- a CDS encoding sensor histidine kinase: MRWALVKVCLAVTAMVVVAFAVPLGLVVQEMASDRAFSNAERQAATMGPTLSITTDPVQLRKAVESTQMGAAGRMAVHVPAIGDDAPVDIGDGWAGEHAVTQTRKMGRATTAKVSGGGSALLQPTALGSGDIAVIEIHVPESEVSNGVATAWMVLAGVGLALIVGSVAVADRLGARLVRPAERLADAAHQLGEGRLGARVPEDGPKELRSAAVAFNSMADQVVELLANERELAADLSHRLRTPLTVLRLNAASLGDGPAADHTRAAVEQLEREVDTIIRTAREQRSPHTSVGAGCDASEVIRDRMDFWSALAEDEGREVRLAGVERPVRIPVARAELVAALDAMLGNVFRHTPESTPFAVDVHDAGDAVIVLVSDAGPGIADPDEALRRGNDGGRDGSTGLGLDIVRRVAESTGGDVRLGRSVLGGTEVRVWIALDGRARGEARRSRRKRRGD; this comes from the coding sequence GTGAGATGGGCGCTGGTCAAGGTGTGCCTCGCGGTCACGGCCATGGTGGTCGTGGCCTTCGCCGTACCCCTCGGGCTCGTGGTCCAGGAGATGGCCAGCGACCGGGCCTTCTCCAACGCCGAACGACAGGCCGCCACCATGGGGCCCACCCTCTCCATCACCACCGACCCCGTCCAACTGCGCAAGGCCGTGGAGTCCACGCAGATGGGCGCCGCCGGGCGGATGGCCGTCCACGTGCCCGCGATCGGCGACGACGCCCCCGTCGACATCGGTGACGGCTGGGCCGGGGAACACGCCGTCACCCAGACCCGCAAGATGGGCCGCGCGACCACCGCCAAGGTGTCCGGCGGCGGCTCGGCGCTCCTCCAGCCCACCGCGCTCGGCTCCGGGGACATCGCCGTGATCGAGATCCACGTGCCGGAGAGCGAGGTCAGCAACGGGGTCGCGACCGCCTGGATGGTCCTCGCGGGCGTGGGGCTCGCACTGATCGTGGGCTCGGTGGCCGTCGCGGACCGGCTCGGCGCCCGCCTCGTGCGACCCGCCGAGAGGCTCGCCGACGCCGCCCACCAGTTGGGCGAGGGACGGCTCGGGGCACGCGTACCGGAGGACGGCCCCAAGGAACTCCGCTCGGCGGCCGTCGCGTTCAACTCCATGGCGGACCAGGTGGTGGAACTCCTCGCCAACGAGCGGGAACTCGCCGCCGACCTCTCGCACCGGCTCCGCACCCCGCTCACCGTGCTGCGGCTCAACGCGGCCTCCCTCGGGGACGGACCCGCCGCCGACCACACCCGGGCGGCGGTGGAGCAACTGGAGCGCGAGGTCGACACGATCATCCGTACCGCCCGCGAACAGCGCTCCCCCCACACCTCGGTGGGAGCGGGCTGCGACGCCTCCGAGGTGATCCGCGACCGGATGGACTTCTGGTCGGCGCTCGCGGAGGACGAGGGGCGCGAGGTCCGGCTGGCGGGCGTGGAGCGCCCCGTACGGATCCCCGTCGCCCGGGCCGAACTCGTCGCCGCCCTCGACGCCATGCTGGGCAACGTCTTCCGGCACACCCCCGAGAGCACCCCCTTCGCGGTGGACGTCCACGACGCCGGGGACGCCGTCATCGTGCTCGTCTCCGACGCCGGACCGGGCATCGCCGACCCGGACGAGGCGCTGCGCCGGGGCAACGACGGCGGCCGCGACGGTTCGACCGGCCTGGGCCTGGACATCGTGCGCCGGGTCGCGGAGTCCACCGGCGGCGACGTCCGGCTGGGGCGCTCGGTGCTCGGCGGGACCGAGGTGCGGGTGTGGATCGCCCTGGACGGCCGGGCGCGGGGCGAGGCCCGCCGCAGCCGGCGCAAGCGCCGGGGCGACTGA
- a CDS encoding NADPH-dependent F420 reductase: MRYAVLGTGTVGRTIAGRLLDLGHEVVLGTRVPEATRQRAEFADGRLPVATYAQAARDGETLINATNGLASVAALRDAGAADLDGRILIDVANPLDFAEGFPPRLDVVNDDSLGEMLQRAFPGLRVVKTLNTMNCRIMVDPARVPGDHQVFLSGDDPDAKRAARELLHSFGWPDARILDLGGIETARGTEMLLPLWLRLMSTLGHAEFNFRVETAEVGADGRV, encoded by the coding sequence ATGCGCTACGCAGTGCTGGGCACGGGCACCGTCGGCCGCACGATCGCCGGCCGCCTGCTCGACCTGGGCCACGAAGTGGTCCTCGGCACCCGTGTCCCCGAGGCCACCCGCCAACGCGCCGAGTTCGCCGACGGGCGCCTCCCGGTGGCGACCTACGCGCAGGCCGCACGGGACGGCGAGACGTTGATCAACGCCACGAACGGGCTGGCGAGCGTCGCCGCGCTGCGGGACGCGGGCGCGGCCGACCTGGACGGCCGGATCCTGATCGACGTCGCGAACCCGCTGGACTTCGCGGAGGGCTTCCCGCCCCGACTGGACGTGGTCAACGACGACAGCCTGGGGGAGATGCTCCAACGGGCTTTCCCCGGACTCCGGGTGGTGAAGACGCTGAACACGATGAACTGCCGGATCATGGTGGACCCGGCGCGGGTCCCCGGCGACCACCAGGTGTTCCTGTCCGGGGACGACCCGGACGCGAAGCGGGCCGCGCGGGAACTGCTCCACTCCTTCGGCTGGCCGGACGCCCGCATCCTCGACCTCGGCGGCATCGAGACCGCCCGCGGCACGGAGATGCTGCTGCCGCTGTGGCTGCGCCTGATGAGCACGTTGGGGCACGCGGAGTTCAACTTCCGGGTGGAGACGGCCGAGGTGGGCGCGGACGGAAGGGTCTGA